A genomic window from Fibrobacterota bacterium includes:
- a CDS encoding hybrid sensor histidine kinase/response regulator, translating into MKSASAHAQSVLVADDDPAIHAIFRRLLKPLGVRLISCKDGNSACEQALAQSPEIIFLDVVMPGMDGTDLCRKLRETPATAIVPIILLSSLGEPTDRLKGLEAGANDYLVKPIALPEVVAKVRTYLQLSMLHRKAIEIERRRAVTGLLRGLAHQFNNILCGLSGSAQVLDRRLGLEHPAKEQVKVIVQYSQRAATISQQLLVLAGARHDLGSAGSTELSEAIRSAWESALTGMSRNHQMVVTGAIQPGVRLKIGEADLQACLFHVLQNALRASTPGGEIRVQIQAVDASAIRLDVSDLGCGMSEQELAKSMEPFHQNWGRPTEAGLGLPFVRALMEDCGGSLDLTSAKGQGTTVSLRIPVDPGSGSGA; encoded by the coding sequence GTGAAGAGCGCATCCGCCCATGCCCAGTCCGTCCTGGTCGCCGACGACGACCCGGCGATCCATGCCATTTTCCGTCGGCTCCTGAAGCCGCTGGGCGTGCGTCTGATCTCGTGCAAGGACGGCAATTCGGCTTGCGAACAGGCCCTGGCGCAATCGCCGGAGATCATTTTTCTGGATGTGGTCATGCCGGGCATGGATGGGACCGATTTGTGTCGCAAGCTCCGCGAGACCCCTGCCACCGCCATCGTTCCCATCATCTTGCTCTCTTCCTTGGGCGAACCGACCGACCGTCTCAAGGGACTCGAGGCGGGTGCGAACGATTATCTGGTCAAGCCCATCGCGCTGCCCGAGGTGGTGGCCAAGGTCCGCACCTACCTGCAATTGTCCATGCTGCACCGCAAAGCCATCGAGATCGAACGTCGACGGGCGGTCACCGGATTGCTGCGCGGTCTGGCGCATCAGTTCAACAATATTCTCTGCGGACTTTCCGGCTCCGCTCAAGTTCTGGATCGAAGGCTGGGTTTGGAGCATCCGGCCAAGGAACAGGTCAAAGTGATCGTGCAGTACAGCCAGCGGGCGGCGACCATCAGCCAACAGTTGTTGGTGCTCGCCGGTGCCCGCCACGATCTCGGATCGGCCGGATCCACGGAACTCTCGGAGGCGATCCGTTCGGCCTGGGAATCGGCGTTGACGGGAATGTCCCGCAACCACCAAATGGTCGTGACCGGAGCGATCCAACCGGGTGTGAGGCTGAAGATCGGTGAGGCGGACTTGCAGGCCTGCCTTTTCCATGTGCTGCAGAACGCTCTGCGTGCCTCCACTCCAGGTGGCGAGATTCGCGTCCAAATCCAGGCTGTGGATGCCTCGGCCATCCGCTTGGATGTTTCCGACCTGGGATGTGGCATGAGCGAGCAGGAATTGGCCAAATCGATGGAGCCTTTCCACCAGAACTGGGGGCGCCCCACGGAGGCGGGATTGGGGCTTCCGTTCGTTCGCGCTCTGATGGAGGATTGCGGAGGATCCCTCGATCTCACCTCGGCCAAGGGCCAGGGGACCACGGTATCCCTGCGGATTCCTGTGGATCCCGGCTCCGGTTCTGGAGCCTGA
- a CDS encoding Rrf2 family transcriptional regulator, with the protein MISQTAEYALRAIVHLAQTHPVPQTAANIAERTHVPVPYLSKVMQSLTRVGLVSSQRGLHGGFALVQKASSFSVLDVITAVEPLHHIRSCPLKIEEHKTLCMLHGTLEDALVRMEEVYAETPIERLLDDRDGIRSLCGCLREELAPANLI; encoded by the coding sequence ATGATATCCCAGACCGCCGAGTACGCTTTGCGTGCCATCGTCCATCTGGCTCAGACCCATCCCGTCCCTCAGACGGCCGCCAACATCGCAGAGCGTACGCACGTTCCCGTGCCGTACCTGTCCAAGGTGATGCAGTCTCTGACCCGGGTCGGGTTGGTGTCCAGCCAACGCGGATTGCACGGAGGCTTCGCGTTGGTGCAGAAAGCCTCGTCGTTTTCCGTGCTGGACGTGATCACCGCGGTGGAACCACTCCACCACATCCGCTCCTGTCCGCTGAAGATCGAGGAGCACAAGACCCTCTGCATGCTCCACGGCACGCTGGAAGACGCCTTGGTGCGCATGGAAGAGGTCTACGCGGAAACCCCGATCGAACGCCTGCTGGACGATCGCGACGGGATCCGCTCGTTGTGTGGTTGCCTGCGCGAAGAGCTGGCCCCGGCAAACCTGATCTAG
- a CDS encoding 23S rRNA (pseudouridine(1915)-N(3))-methyltransferase RlmH — translation MAPRALQPAQDEYADRLKRLCRFELDEHPEDKGNSPLEKEAELVRKRTEGFPLRICLDSRGTAWSSERWAKELELWRREQPNVALVIGSADGLHPELVRQSSAVSLGPITLPHSLARVVLLEQLYRAHTLVLGHPYHSGH, via the coding sequence ATGGCGCCGCGCGCTCTGCAGCCGGCCCAGGACGAGTACGCCGATCGCTTGAAGCGCTTGTGCCGGTTCGAGCTGGACGAACATCCAGAGGACAAAGGCAACTCCCCGCTGGAGAAGGAAGCCGAACTGGTCCGCAAGCGCACCGAAGGATTTCCGTTACGGATCTGCCTGGACAGCCGTGGCACGGCTTGGTCGTCGGAGCGATGGGCCAAGGAATTGGAGCTTTGGCGCCGCGAACAGCCCAATGTGGCCCTGGTGATCGGCTCCGCGGACGGACTCCACCCCGAGCTGGTCCGCCAATCCAGCGCAGTGTCCTTGGGCCCGATCACGCTCCCTCATTCGCTGGCCCGTGTGGTCTTGTTGGAGCAATTGTACAGAGCCCACACCTTGGTGCTCGGTCACCCCTACCACTCCGGACACTGA
- the radC gene encoding DNA repair protein RadC: MSIPRPIPRASRALHDPFDPAIPTGHRSRLREKVMAGALDSMAPYELLELLLCQAIPRGDVKPLARRLLHGTSLGGLLSREPSQLVLEPGIGPHAACLMALCARIHRELVAERESQREICRDPEELVPWFRANIGLAEEERFAAVFLDQQGRILARKVFDTGSRTRTVLYARELFDAALRAKATGVVLAHNHPGGALVPSLQDRELTKRVRQLGESLEVSLVDHLIVTRQAHASFCQNGWL; the protein is encoded by the coding sequence ATGAGCATTCCCCGCCCCATTCCCCGGGCATCCCGTGCCCTCCATGATCCATTCGACCCTGCCATCCCCACAGGGCACCGCTCCCGACTCCGTGAAAAGGTGATGGCCGGAGCGCTGGACTCGATGGCTCCCTACGAACTCCTGGAACTCCTTCTGTGCCAGGCCATTCCACGGGGTGATGTCAAACCCCTGGCGCGTCGGCTGCTTCATGGAACCTCCCTGGGCGGGCTCCTCTCCAGAGAACCCTCCCAGCTGGTTCTGGAGCCGGGGATCGGGCCGCATGCGGCTTGCCTGATGGCCTTGTGCGCCCGCATCCACCGCGAGCTCGTGGCCGAGCGGGAATCCCAGCGCGAGATCTGCCGCGACCCGGAAGAACTGGTGCCCTGGTTTCGAGCGAACATCGGGCTTGCCGAGGAAGAGCGCTTCGCGGCGGTCTTCCTGGATCAGCAGGGGAGGATTCTGGCGCGCAAGGTGTTCGATACCGGATCCCGGACCAGGACAGTGCTTTACGCACGCGAGCTGTTCGATGCGGCCTTGCGCGCGAAGGCCACTGGTGTCGTGTTGGCGCACAATCATCCCGGAGGAGCCCTGGTTCCGAGCCTCCAGGATCGCGAACTCACCAAGCGGGTCCGGCAATTGGGAGAGTCGCTGGAGGTGAGCTTGGTGGACCATCTGATCGTCACCCGCCAGGCACATGCCAGTTTTTGTCAAAATGGCTGGCTTTGA
- a CDS encoding phosphoglycerate kinase, with the protein MAKLFVEDLNVAGKRVFVRVDFNVPLKDGVVEDDKRLAAALPTIQYLIGKGAKVILASHLGRPDGKVIESLRLAPVAAALSKLLGKPVASTSDCVGAEVEAAVAALKDGDVLLLENLRFHIEEEGKVKLEDGTKLAASKEDVAAFRAGLTKLADLYVNDAFGTAHRDHSSITGLDLPRASGYLMKKELDFLGDAVANPKRPFVAIIGGSKISGKIDVIKAMLPKVDKLIIGGGMGFTFAKAQGKEIGKSLCELDKVPLAAELIAQAGDKLVLPSDVLVTTKLDFGGRTLGETKFVSVNNIPSDWEGVDIGPETIKTFAEIIKSAKTVLWNGPAGVFEIDESAKGTFAIANALAEATANGACTIVGGGDSASAIKKAKLSSKVTHVSTGGGASLEFLEGKELPGVVALTEK; encoded by the coding sequence ATGGCCAAGCTGTTCGTCGAAGATCTCAACGTCGCCGGAAAGCGCGTGTTCGTGCGCGTCGATTTCAATGTGCCCCTCAAGGACGGCGTGGTCGAAGACGACAAGCGCTTGGCCGCGGCTCTTCCTACCATCCAGTATTTGATCGGCAAGGGCGCCAAGGTCATCCTGGCCTCCCACCTGGGTCGCCCCGACGGCAAGGTGATCGAATCCCTTCGCCTGGCTCCCGTCGCCGCCGCTCTTTCCAAGCTTCTGGGCAAGCCCGTGGCCAGCACGTCTGACTGCGTTGGCGCGGAAGTGGAAGCCGCCGTGGCCGCCCTCAAGGATGGCGACGTGCTCTTGCTGGAGAACCTCCGCTTCCACATCGAAGAAGAGGGCAAGGTCAAGCTGGAAGACGGCACCAAGCTCGCCGCTTCCAAGGAAGACGTGGCTGCGTTCCGCGCCGGTCTGACCAAGCTGGCCGACCTGTACGTGAACGACGCTTTCGGTACCGCCCACCGCGACCACTCCTCCATCACCGGGCTGGACCTGCCTCGCGCCTCGGGCTACCTGATGAAGAAGGAACTGGACTTCTTGGGCGACGCCGTGGCCAACCCCAAGCGTCCGTTCGTCGCCATCATCGGCGGCTCCAAGATCTCCGGCAAGATCGACGTGATCAAGGCCATGTTGCCCAAGGTCGACAAGCTCATCATCGGCGGCGGCATGGGCTTCACCTTCGCCAAGGCCCAGGGCAAGGAAATCGGCAAGTCGTTGTGCGAATTGGACAAGGTCCCGCTGGCCGCCGAGCTGATCGCCCAAGCCGGCGACAAGCTCGTGTTGCCTTCCGACGTGCTGGTGACCACCAAGCTCGACTTCGGCGGACGCACCTTGGGTGAAACCAAGTTCGTCTCCGTCAACAACATCCCCTCCGACTGGGAAGGTGTCGACATTGGACCCGAGACCATCAAGACCTTCGCCGAAATCATCAAGTCGGCCAAGACCGTTTTGTGGAACGGACCTGCCGGCGTGTTCGAAATCGACGAATCCGCCAAGGGCACCTTCGCCATCGCCAATGCCTTGGCCGAAGCTACCGCCAACGGCGCTTGCACCATCGTGGGCGGCGGCGACTCGGCTTCCGCCATCAAGAAGGCCAAGCTCTCCTCCAAGGTGACCCACGTGTCCACCGGCGGCGGCGCTTCGTTGGAATTCCTGGAAGGCAAGGAGCTGCCAGGCGTTGTTGCCTTAACGGAGAAATGA
- a CDS encoding ATP-binding protein, translating into MSEFSVLREVSRSIEERLFRGKVVVLYGARQVGKTTIAKELLSKHPERSLYLTGDEPDVREAFSNKSLTQLQRFLGDLRLLVLDEAQRIQGVGVTLKLLVDGWPQLQVVATGSSSLELGTSLREPLTGRKFEFWVPPLTVRELAGSQGLLEARRLLEHRMLYGTYPEVAMLGGMEGRERLMELAASYLHRDLLSFRDIRNPQLLEKLIQALALQIGQEVSMTELAGLVGIDKNTVADYLRILQQAFVVFLLPPFARNRRNELKKMNKVYFWDTGMRNAVLGNFQPLSVRSDKGALWENFLIAERLKNNSNSMREARPHFWRTATQQEIDFLEEDDGKLSAFEIKSIPVRWKIPATFVESYPEAKIELVHIENWENFLGL; encoded by the coding sequence ATGAGTGAATTTAGTGTGTTGAGGGAGGTTAGCAGGTCGATCGAGGAGCGTCTGTTTCGTGGCAAGGTTGTGGTCCTATATGGGGCTCGACAGGTGGGGAAGACCACCATCGCCAAGGAACTGCTGAGCAAGCATCCCGAGAGGTCGCTGTACCTGACCGGCGACGAGCCTGATGTGCGCGAGGCCTTTTCGAACAAATCCCTTACCCAGTTGCAGCGGTTTCTAGGTGATCTGCGACTCCTGGTTTTGGATGAAGCGCAGAGAATCCAAGGGGTTGGAGTGACCTTGAAGTTGTTGGTCGATGGTTGGCCTCAATTGCAGGTCGTGGCGACCGGATCGTCATCGCTGGAGCTGGGCACGAGTCTACGGGAGCCGCTCACAGGACGCAAATTCGAATTCTGGGTGCCGCCGCTGACGGTGCGCGAATTGGCCGGCAGTCAAGGCCTTTTGGAAGCGCGCAGGCTGTTGGAGCACAGGATGCTGTACGGCACCTATCCGGAAGTGGCGATGCTTGGAGGAATGGAGGGGCGAGAGAGGCTGATGGAGCTGGCGGCCAGCTATCTGCACCGGGATCTTCTGTCGTTTCGCGACATCCGCAATCCCCAATTGCTTGAAAAATTGATCCAGGCGTTGGCGCTCCAGATTGGACAAGAAGTGTCAATGACGGAACTTGCCGGATTGGTGGGTATCGACAAGAACACCGTCGCGGATTATCTGCGAATCCTGCAGCAGGCGTTCGTGGTCTTCTTGTTGCCGCCGTTCGCCCGCAATCGTCGCAACGAACTCAAGAAGATGAACAAGGTGTATTTCTGGGATACCGGAATGCGAAACGCTGTGCTTGGAAATTTCCAACCGCTTTCCGTGCGATCCGACAAAGGCGCGTTGTGGGAAAATTTCCTGATCGCCGAACGCTTGAAGAACAACTCCAACAGCATGCGCGAGGCCCGGCCGCATTTTTGGCGGACCGCCACGCAACAGGAGATTGACTTTCTCGAGGAGGATGACGGGAAATTGTCCGCTTTCGAGATCAAATCGATCCCGGTGCGATGGAAGATTCCTGCGACCTTCGTGGAATCCTATCCGGAGGCGAAGATCGAACTGGTCCACATCGAGAACTGGGAAAACTTTCTCGGACTTTGA
- a CDS encoding PD40 domain-containing protein produces the protein MLFSSNRATRGGTFDLTPMYLSLDGNDSSFEVHGSASHSFDSLLTYINSPKDELGPSFWFPRETFSGDEDSVGSTPQGFAFAQGDSGAHDLRVMVAEPTGDTLDDFQALSNWRYGKTPALLDVWLPEPINSAFDEGYATWTPRVGRILFHSNRSGTYRIWEAQVPLDAHGPFKWIQNAMPAGVTVRQIPELSSSDGQERCPYLVGNILYFVSDRSGGQGGLDVYRSQWDGTTWTVPENLGSAVNSSSDEYRPFALPSGYGQQGALIFSSDRPGGAGGFDLYMVGL, from the coding sequence ATGCTGTTTTCCTCCAATCGGGCCACCCGCGGAGGTACCTTCGACCTCACCCCCATGTACCTGTCCCTGGATGGGAACGATTCCTCCTTCGAGGTTCACGGAAGCGCCAGCCATTCCTTCGACAGCTTGCTCACGTACATCAACTCGCCCAAGGACGAACTCGGACCCTCGTTCTGGTTCCCGCGGGAGACCTTCTCGGGGGACGAAGACAGCGTCGGATCGACTCCCCAAGGCTTCGCCTTCGCGCAGGGCGACTCGGGAGCGCACGATCTGCGCGTGATGGTCGCCGAGCCGACGGGCGATACCCTCGATGATTTCCAGGCTTTGTCCAACTGGCGGTATGGCAAGACCCCGGCATTGCTGGATGTCTGGCTTCCCGAACCGATCAATTCGGCCTTCGATGAAGGCTACGCCACCTGGACTCCACGGGTGGGACGGATTTTGTTTCACTCCAACCGCTCGGGTACCTATCGGATCTGGGAGGCGCAGGTTCCACTGGACGCGCACGGTCCCTTCAAGTGGATCCAGAACGCGATGCCAGCGGGCGTAACGGTCCGACAAATTCCGGAACTATCCTCCTCCGATGGCCAGGAGCGCTGCCCGTACCTGGTGGGGAACATCCTGTACTTCGTCTCCGATCGTTCCGGCGGCCAGGGTGGGTTGGATGTCTATCGCAGCCAATGGGACGGCACCACGTGGACTGTGCCGGAAAACCTGGGATCCGCGGTCAATTCGTCGAGCGATGAATACCGCCCCTTCGCCCTGCCTTCGGGGTATGGCCAGCAAGGCGCTCTGATCTTCAGCTCCGACCGACCAGGAGGAGCGGGCGGATTCGATCTCTACATGGTCGGGTTGTGA